ATTTTCAATTTTCTCCTGACTCTCATAAAAAAGTGTTGCCACCAAATCCACGATCACTCCTGCACATTCGCCAACGCCTATTTCTTTCTTGTACTTTTCCGCATTGCCCCAATCGATAAAATCGTCTTGGGTCAAATTTTCGATGTTGGTCAACGGTTTCAAAAATTCGTAAAAATAGTGCTCGCCTTTTTCTTGATAGTAATCTGCAAAAGATATTCCATTACCGTTTTTATTAAAATCGTCTAAAATCAATCGTAATGCTTGTGGTCCTCTTTTACTCGGAATTTTCACCACTTTATCTGCAAATCTGCCATTTCCGTTACCAAAATTTCCTCCGCCCAATAAAACCTGTAAAGCTGGAGCCACCAATTTATCCTTGGTACGTATGGACATTCCCTGAAACCCGATATTGGCCATATTGTGCTGTCCACAGGCATTCATGCATCCGCTTATTTTAATAACAACGTCGGGGTTATTGATATACTCTGGATATTCTGCTTTTATCACGCGCTCCAATTCGGCAGCAATTCCTGTACTACTGGCTATTCCCAGATTACAAGTATCCGTGCCTGGGCAAGCAGTGATATCCAAAGCTTTATTGTAGCCAGCTTCTACAAAACCAAGTTTTTTCAGTTCTGTGTAGAAAAATGGAACGGATTCTTCTTTTACATAAGGAATCAAAATGTTTTGTCTGAGCGACAACCTAATTTCACCTGCAGCAAAATTCTGTACTAAATCCGCAAGTTTTCTAGCGTCAGTCGTATAAAAATCACCCAACAAGACTTTTATTCCAATTGCAACATATCCTTCTTGTTTTTGTGGTATGAGATTAGTGGATTTCCATTGTTCAAATTCTTCTTGGTTTTCTATTTCAACTAGTGGCACTTTAGTTTGGGCAACTACTGGTTTTGGGTACTTTTCGAAATCTATGGGATATGATTGGTGCGGAACTGCTAGTTGTTCTTTTTCCAAAAGTTCTTTGAATCCATCGAGTCCTAAATCTTTCAGTAAAAATTTCATTCTAGCTTTGGCTCGGCTCTTACGCTCTCCATATCTATCAAAAACACGGATTACACTCTCCATTAACGGAATTATCTTGTTTGATGGCAAGAATTCGAATAATACGTCCGCGTGCCGTGGCTGAGAACCTAGCCCACCTGCCAGCATTACTTTAAAGCCTCTTTCCCCATTTTTTATTTTTGCGATAAAGCCCAAGTCATGCATGTACGAAAGACCTGTATCGGAATCATTAGCCGAAAAAGAAACCTTAAATTTCCTACCCATTTCCTGACCTATCGGGTTTCTTAAGAAATATTGAAAAAGCGCATGGGCATAAGGAGAAACATCAAATGGTTCATGAACATCTATTCCCGCTGTTTCGCTGGCCGTAACATTTCTAACAGTATTCCCACAGGCCTCACGAAGTGTAACATCGTCTCTTTCCAATTGTGCCCATAGTTCTGGGGTTCGCTCCAAGTCCACATAATGTATCTGTATGTCTTGGCGCGTGGTGATGTGCAAACGTCCTCGTGAGTATTCATCGGACACATCACATATGCGAAGTAGTTGATTGGAAGTTACTTTTCCGTAGGGCAATTTGATACGTACCATCTGTACGCCGGGTTGGCGTTGGCCATAAACGCCCCTTGCCAGACGAAGGCTTCTGAATTTTTCTTCATCAACCTTACCTTCCTTGAACTGTCTGATTTTTTTATCCAGTTCGATAATATCTTTTTCAACGACTGGATTTTCTATTTCTGTTCTAAAACTTTGCATCTTTTTTCGCTTCTTGAATCTAGATTAAAACACTATACAATATTTTATTAATCCTATAGATTTAATAGGTTATTTATATAAAGTATTTTTAGTTTGATAGATTCATGATTCATAAATAATGGGATATTCTTTTTAGTTGATAAAACCTACACCAGCAGTGGTATTTGTTTGTTCATCGATTAAAATAAAGGAACCATTGGATTTATTTTCCACAAATGAGTCGTAAAAAATTGGTTTACTTAACTTTATTTCCACTTCTCCTATTTCGTTCAACTCCAATTTGCCTTCTGAAAGCTTACTTCCCGAGTAATCGGTAGCAATAACATTCTTGATAGATGTGACTTTTGAAAGCACTTTATTGGTATTGTGCTGTACAACATACCTTGTACCGGCCC
The nucleotide sequence above comes from Flagellimonas sp. HMM57. Encoded proteins:
- a CDS encoding HEPN domain-containing protein, which produces MQSFRTEIENPVVEKDIIELDKKIRQFKEGKVDEEKFRSLRLARGVYGQRQPGVQMVRIKLPYGKVTSNQLLRICDVSDEYSRGRLHITTRQDIQIHYVDLERTPELWAQLERDDVTLREACGNTVRNVTASETAGIDVHEPFDVSPYAHALFQYFLRNPIGQEMGRKFKVSFSANDSDTGLSYMHDLGFIAKIKNGERGFKVMLAGGLGSQPRHADVLFEFLPSNKIIPLMESVIRVFDRYGERKSRAKARMKFLLKDLGLDGFKELLEKEQLAVPHQSYPIDFEKYPKPVVAQTKVPLVEIENQEEFEQWKSTNLIPQKQEGYVAIGIKVLLGDFYTTDARKLADLVQNFAAGEIRLSLRQNILIPYVKEESVPFFYTELKKLGFVEAGYNKALDITACPGTDTCNLGIASSTGIAAELERVIKAEYPEYINNPDVVIKISGCMNACGQHNMANIGFQGMSIRTKDKLVAPALQVLLGGGNFGNGNGRFADKVVKIPSKRGPQALRLILDDFNKNGNGISFADYYQEKGEHYFYEFLKPLTNIENLTQDDFIDWGNAEKYKKEIGVGECAGVIVDLVATLFYESQEKIENAEEALKQEKWAASIYYSYQSIVNSAKALLTSEKVKTNTQASIIKDFDRLFVEPGKISFAKSFEEVALQLNQNRPSKEFAASYIEDAKTVLERLENHRKLELTNA